The Aeoliella mucimassa genome includes the window GTTCCAGCCGAATACGCTGCTCGACCTCGGGCAGGTCGGTTTCCAGCGTCTCTAGGGCAGCGCTGCACGACGCATCGACGGCCGCCCAGCGCTCGTTGCTCGAGTCGAGCGATGCTTTACGCAGTTCGAGACCAGCCAGCTCGTTTTGAACCGCATCTTGGCCGGGGCCAAAATGGTAGAAGGCGAAGCCGACTGGCACGGCGATCCATGCTAGTAGTAATGCGAGGCGCATAACAATCTCCTATGAGGGGGCAGAGGTAACCGATGGGCTGGCCTTCGATTGTAAGGCAGCCTTAGGCGCGTGTCGATTAAACTTCTGAGACGTTACCCGTTTTCTTTCCCTGGAAACGGTATTGGAGTAGCGAACGCCTGGTTGCCAGCCTGATCCAAAGTAATGCAGCAGCAGCGGAATCACACTAATCGCTACCGCACCGGTAGCTGAGGCAATCAGGGCAAACTCGCGAAGGGTCAGTTTTTCGAGCGTGCTCACGGCATCGGTAGCGGCAATCGAGCGAATAAGCGACGTGCTAAGGTGTTTTTGATTGCCATCGTGGTAAACGCCCCCCAACCGCACGGCAATTTGCCGTAACGTCGAGGCGTCTTGTCGACTTTGCCGGCCGTCGATGAATTTGCCCGCGACTGGATCTCCCACACCAACCACCACGACGTGCTCGACCGACTTCGGCATTTCGGGCATGCCGGTGGCTGGCACCGTGTCGCCATCGCTCAACAGCAATAGCGTGGTGGAACGCGGCGGGAAATCGGCGACAATATCGGCTGCCTCGCCGAGGCCGGCAAACAGGTCGGTTTTGCCAATGTTAAAAGCCAGATGCAACGGCAAGTCGTCCAGGATGTTATCGACCACCTGCCGATCTTTGGTATCGATCACCACCGGCTTGGCTCCGTTGTAGACCGCGACCACCGAGGTTCGATAGTTCGGCAGCTGCACCCGCTCGAAAAACGAGTTCATCAAGCGATGCACTTGCTGTTGGCGGCTAATATCGCCTTCTGGGCCCGCATCGACCAGCCGCATGCTCGGCGACACGTCGAGCACCAGCACCAGATGTTTGAGTTCACTCTCGGCAATCTTCGTGCTGGTGTGCACCTTTGGTTCAATCAGCAGCAATGTCGTCAGCCCCCACACACAGGCGGCCACGGCGGCGGCCAACACAAACGGGGCGACACGGACCCACATTCGCGGGCGGGCTTCGGGACCGAACGCCAGGTGCGCAATGCGATGCATACGTCGCCAGTGCAACGCTTCGGCCAGCAGCGTGATGGCCAAGGCTATGAATGCGGCAAGTACGGCTACCATGGCGTATAACGTAATCCCAATGAACAAACGAGTCCCAAGCCAATGATGCTCAGGCCGGTCAAAGCGTAAGGTCGATAGTAGTCCACCGCGTCGGCGGCAGTGCGTTCCATTTCGGCCTGTTCCATATCGTCGATGCGCGTGAACACCGAGTTCAGCCCTTCGACATCGCCGGCAGAGAATGCTTCGCCGCCGGTGTACGAGGTGATGTTGATGATGGGATCGGGGATCTCCGACTCGGCAATATGAATCGCGTACAGCACGATGTTGTTCTCTTTGAGCTGGTTGGCAATTTCCATATCGCTGCCATTGAGTAGATCGAAACTGTTGCCGTCGGACACCAATAGAATCATGCGATCGCCATTGTCGGTTTCGATCAAACGCCGCTGGCAGGCGAGCAGTGCTTTGCCGATTTCGGTACCGCCAAACATCGGCGGCGCGACTTCAGGTCGCATGAACGGCGGGGCGTAGCGAATCGCCGACGAGTCGGTGGTGATTGGTACCCAGTGCATCACCTCGTTGCCGAAGAACGTAAGCCCGAAGGCATCACCCTCGCGGGCGACGAGAAAATCGTCGATCGCTTGCATCGAAGCGTCGTACCGATTGCCTTCGCCAAACGTGGCCATCATGCTGCCCGAGACGTCGACGCAGAACTCGATGTTGGTCAATTTGCGATGAACCTCTGGCTCGGTCAGCCGAGTCGGCCCTGCCAGAATCAGCACGACCACCGCCAGCAGCAGTGCCGGCAGCGATGCAACCGAGTTGAGCAGCGTTCGCAGCCAGGGCCCGCTACCCGTCTGGCCATGATCGTAGGGCATCACCACCCCCGGCCGACGGCGACGCCATTGCCATAGCAAAATGGCGATTGGCACCAACATCAGCAGCACAATAATTGGCCAGAACAGGCGGAAGCTCATACCTCGACCGCCTCCTTCGCCTCGGTGGTCAACGACTCACTCGGCAGGTTGCGGTAGGGTGCGAGAAGCTCGGGGATGTCGACCGGCATATCGTCGTCCGGGCGGTGCAGCCAGGCTTCGAGCTGACGAAGCAGCTGGCCCCCTTCGGGATGCTCAAGCACCTTTCGCCGAGCTTCGGCGGCCGGAATATGATCGAGGCCGAGTCGCTTTCGCCAGAAGGCAAACAGCACCCGTTCGAGTTCCGCTAGCTCCGCCTGGGTCAGCTCACCAGCCACAGCGGCTTCGACCGTCGGACGAAGTCGATCTGCGAGAGTCCGTGGACGCTCTTCGCTTGAGGCCTCTAAAGCGGCCGATCGCTTCTTGCCGACCGTAAGTATCGCGTACCCGATTGCCAGCCAGGCGAGAAAACCGAGCAGCACCCAGGTCCAGTACCCTCCCACGCGGGGAAGTGGAGCCGACTCGAGCATGTTGGGTTCAATCTGCCCCGGCGGCAGGATGGCTGTGACCGTTACCATGGTCGCTGGCAACTCGACCGCTTGTTGTCCATCGGTCGGTTCCAGGTACTCCACCAGGTTGTACTCCCCTGGTTCGAGGGCGTAGTACTCAAACGTGTATCGATGCGACGTGCCATGCGGATGGCTTTGGACCAATCGCAAGATGAATGGATCGTCGCGAGTCTCCAGCGGTTTGACTTGCAGCAGTGGACCTGGCAGCACGAGATCTTCGATCGTCACCGGAAAGCCGACCGAAGTGGCTTCCGGCGTATCGCTCGGCGACACGTCCGCGCTGGTTGCGGGAACCGCCAGCAGGGCGAATAAACAGACAGCTGGTAATAGAGTCTTGATCAACGCGCTCCCCTTCGTAGTAGATCGCGAGCGCGAAAAAAGTTCCGCAAGTTGTGGACAAACGGCTGGTCGGTCGGCAGTAGCAAATGATCGATTCCGCGGCGTTTCAGCGCTTCGGCGGTTTCGTCGTGCTCGAGCCATTTCCTGCCGGAGCGAGTGGTAAACTGCTTGCCAGTTTCGGCCTCGCCGGCACGCACAAACCCCGCCCGCCGCACGCCCGACTCGGCTGGGTCCTGCAGTTGAATCACGGCCACGTCGTGTTGCTCGGCCAGTTGCCGGAGCGCTGGCACCGCCCGCGGGTCGTGCAGATCGCTCAGCACAATGACCAACGACGTACTCGAAAGTCGAGGCGAGAGCTGGGCGACTCGCATGCCGAGCGAAGTCGATTCGTCGTAGCGATGGCTTCGCAATTCATGGAACCATTGTAGGATCTGCGTTTTCGACAGGCTCGGCTCCACCCGCAGCGTTCGCTCACCGACCGCTACCACGCCGACAGGGCTGGCACGGTCGAGGCAGGCGAACGCAATTCCTCCGGCAATATGGATGGCCATCCAGTACTTGCTAATGTGATGACTGCTGATCGTCATCGAAGCCGACGTATCAATCAGCAGATAACATGGGAGCCGCTTGGGAGCTTCGTATTCTTTAACGAACACCCGCCCCGCCCGGGCAGTCACGCGCCAGTCGATACTTTTGACCGAGTCGCCAAATTGGTATGGCCGCGACTGCACGTACTCCAGGCCCGACCCGAGGAACGGTGAGCGATCGTTGCCGTAGCTCAGGCTGGTCGCCAATCGCTTGATAGCGATCACGAACTGCCGCGAGTCGAGCGGTTCAATATTATGAAGTGTACCTTCCAACCATTCATCCTTTCGGTGAACTGATCTGCCAGTTCGCCTGCAACCAATTACGCACCGACTTCTTGCAAGATTTCCTGCAGCGCGGACGCCGTGGTGCGTCCTTCGGCCAACGCTTCGTAGTTGGCGCGGATGCGGTGCAGAATGACGTCTTCCGCCAGTTCGTAGAGGTCTTCGGGAGTCACGTAGTTGCGACCATGGATCAGCGCCCGAGCGCGGGCGGCTTTGGTCATCGCGATACCAGCACGAGGGCTGCAGCCGAGTTCAAGATCGGGGTGCCGGCGGGTGCGATCGATGATTTCGATCACGTGTTCGAGGAAGGTGTCGCTCACGTGCACTTCATGCACCGAATGCATCGCTTCGACCAGCATGTCTTCGCTGCCGACAGGCTCGTCGTTGATCGAGTCGAACTCGTTGCGAGCGACGGCTCCTTTGCCTTCGCGACGGATACCGAGCGACATGTTGCGTCGCAAGATTTCGCGTTCGTGCTCTGGCTCCGGATATCCGAGTCGATGCAGCAACATGAAACGATCGAGCTGGGCTTCGGGCAGTTCGAACGTGCCCGACTGTTCGACCGGATTCTGGGTGGCGATCACCAAAAACGGCACCGGTAGCGGATAAGCCGTATCGCCGATCGTTACCTTGCGTTCCTGCATCGCTTCGAGCATGGCGCTCTGCACCTTGGGAGCTGCCCGATTGATTTCGTCGGCCAGCAGCAAGTTCGTGAAGATCGGACCTTTGTGGGTGCGGAAACTGCCCGACTGCTGATCGAGAATCTCGGAACCGAGAATATCGGAAGGGAGCAAGTCGATCGTAAACTGAATACGACTGAAGTCGAGATGAATCGCCTTGCTCAGGGTCGATGCGAGCAACGTCTTGGCGACGCCCGGCACGCCTTGCAAGAGAATATGTCCGCTGGTGAACAACGCGATGAGCAATCGCTCGACCACCACGTCCTGGCCGACGACGACTTGCCCTACCCGCTCACGAACGCGAGCAATGAACTCAATCGTCCCGTCAACCGTTTGCGTCGGCGGATCACTCTCTACGATGGACATGGTGGGTGCCTCTCTCACTTCTTATTCAAGCCAACAAATTGGCTGGTTCGCAATGTTCCCTACGGTACCCCGATGGCGTTCTGTACGGCATTTCACCGAGGCGAGTTCGATTCTAGACGATGCAGGTGCGGGTCACAACAATTCAGATGTCAATTATTTCGCACGGCGAAGCGGTGCTATTCCAACAGCCGCAAACTTGCTCGATACACTCAAATTCCCTTCGAATTCCTCGAATCCATGGTTTGTCACTAGTTTACCAGGGCAACCCACGATCATGGTTCGATCACCCCCAAGTACTTCGGCGGCACGTGCTCGGTGAGCCATACCTCGTTTCCGGTCTTATAGAATAGGTATCCATCGGCCGCCATTTGCCTGGCGTCGACCGCCACCAGCACCGGTTTGCCGTGACGCATGCCGACCTGCAGCATCGTCTCTTGGTTGGTCGAGAGATGCACATGGTGTCGACGACCTTTTCGCAATCCATCGGCCTGGATCGATTCGAGATTCCGCGTCGCGGTTCCGTGGTACAACACCTCCGGCGGGGTTTGGGGCTCGTAGCCGAGATCGACCTCGGTGGAGTGTCCCTGTCGGGCGCGAATCTGGCGGCCGTCGCTCGAAAACTCAAATCGCTGCTTGTCGTTCTCCTCAACGACCACTTCCAGCGTTTCGCGAGTGAGTCTTTTGCCATGCTCTTGGTAGGCGGCCAACAATCGGTCGACCTCTACCCAGCCACCATCGCCGAGTTCGATGCCGACCGAGTCGGGGCGATGCCGGAGCACGTAGCTCAGGCCCTTACTAATCTTCTTCAATTGTTCCTTATTCATCGCTTTCATTTCCTACTGGTGCGTTTCGCAATTCGTCACGCACCTCCATTAATATTTTGCCGAGCCAGTTCTGGCCGGTCTTTTTCGCACCGCATCCCCAAAAGTAATCGCGGGGAGCGGCTTCGACGAGTGTCTCGTCGCCGGTGCCGAGCAGCAGTTCACGCAATTCGGGATGCGTGGTGAATTTCGCCCGCACCGCATCGCGCATGATGTCGAGCTTCACCGCTTCCCAATCCGACCGTAGCGGTACCTTACGAGTACGCCCAAGCTGTTTGGCAACCATCGGATTGTCTGCTGTGCGGATGGTCTCGGCCTGCTCATGACCAGGGAACTTCATCGCCTGGAAATAATGCTCGACCGTCGGGTAGTGTTTGCCATCGATCTCGAATGCATGATTCGAGAAGTTCGACAACTCACTGTACAACGTTCGCTTCGAATAAAATTCAATGGCCACCTGTTACTCCTTTCATTGAATCACGACTCCGGCCGATTGCATTTCGGCAAACGCCGCCTGGCAATCTCCCGGCTGTAGTTCGACCCCTCGCACCCCCTCGGCAATTACGCTTGTCGCCAATCCGAGCTTCACCGCATCGAGCGCGGTGAACTTCACACAATAGTCGGTGGCCAATCCCACCAGATCGACCGCTGTTACGCCATGCTTCGCCAGATAGTCGCCCAGCCCAGTCGCCTTACGATGACCGTTATCAAAAAACCCGCTGTAACTATCGATCGTGCGATCGGTTCCCTTAGTGACTATGTGATCGATCTTCCCGCGATCGAGCTGACCGGCCAGCTCCGCCCCCGCGGTACCTTGCACACAATGGTCTGGCCAGAGGACTTGATCGAGTCCATCGACCACGATCACCTCGCCGACCTTATGGCCTGGATGCTGGCTGGCGAACGACTGATGATCGACCGGATGCCAATCCTGCGTCGCGACCACCAGGTCGTAGTCGTCCATCAGGCGATTCGCGACCGAGATCACCCGATCCCCCTCCGGAACCTGCAGCGCACCGCCCGGTAGAAAATCGTTCTGAATGTCAATCAGCAATAGTGCTTTCATCGGCTTGTCGCTTGTTAGACGGGGATTTCTTGCGGCTGTAAGCTTGTTAATCAATGCTTTTGTGAGTAACGCTCCATGACTAAATCTCGAAGTGAAATCCTTTCTTGGTAAGTCGGTCGTAGGCCCGTTTGTCGAAGCGGTAGAGCCGTGCGGCGCGGTGGGCAACGTCTTTTTCGATCTCCGAGGTTTCTTTCAAGATGCCCATCGCGAGCACTTTCTTGCGGAAGTTGCGTTTATCGAGCTCACGGTCGAGAATCACCTCGTACAAGTGCTGCAACTGGCGTAGCGTGAACCGCTCGGGCAACAGCTCGAAACCGATCGGTTGGTAACGTACTTTGCCGCGCAGCCGTTCGTAGGCGGTCTCGAGTATCTGCTCGTGATCGAACGCCAGCTTGGGTAAATCATTCAGGTCGAACCAGGCGGCGTTGCGGGCGTCGGTGCTCGCTTGTACGTGATGACCTTCAAGGTTTACCAACGCGTAGTAGGCGACGGTCACCACCCGCTCTCGCGGATCGCGCTCGACGCTACCAAACGTATAAAGTTGCTCGAGATAGATCTGATTGAGACCAGTCTCTTCGCTCAACTCCCGGCGGGCGGCTTCGTCGAGTGGTTCGTCGACGCGGACAAATCCCCCCGGCAGCGCCCACTCTCCCTCGAACGGCGGCAAATCGCGCTCGATCAGCATCACCTGCAGCGCCTGCTCGTCGAGCCCGAATACGACAATGTCGACCGTCAACGCCGCGCGGGCGAACTCATAGGTGTAAGCCATGCTATGCTCCTTGGTGTATGATGTACACCACCATAGTGTTGTTAACACACGAAGTCAATTCGATGTTCACTGTTTTTGCAACGCTTTCTGTTGATGGAACCCTTCAAGGCAAGAACGGGGACTAGCTCGCTGAACCCCAGCGGCGGTCGCGAATCATTTGCTCGCGCAATTCGTGCAGCCCGATTTCGAGTCCCACTGGGTACTCGTGCGGATTCATCAGCCGGCGGACGCTTGGGTGCAGCCGCGCGAGCTCGGTGGTCGCCCGCGATCGGCTCTCGTGAATCGACTCGGGACGGGAAACCAGGTCTCCTCCCCGCAGCACTGGCACCAGCAAATCGGTGCTAGTAGCCTCAGGAGGAAAGTGTTTGCGACGGTTTGCATCCTTGACGTCGACAATGCTCTCGCGGGAGTCGATGCCGGAAGTTTCGTCGTAAATCATGTCGCCGACCAAGGTGCCTTGCTGCTCGAACCGCCGGACCTGCAACACGCCTGGAATCGTGGTCTTGGCGGTTTGTTCCGATAGTTTCAGCTTTGGTTGCCAGCTACCATCGGGCTGCTGCATGGCTCCGAGCTTGTAGACTCCCCCGAGGGCGGGTTGGTCGTAGGCAGTTGCGAGCTTTGTGCCGACTCCCCACACGGCAATCTTGGCCCCCTGCCCTTTCAGGCTTTCGATGATGTGCTCGTCCAAATCGTTCGAGGCGACGATCGTCGCCTGGGGAAAGCCCCCTGCGTCGAGCATCTTACGGGCTTCGATGCTCAAGTAGGCCAGGTCGCCAGAATCGAGCCGAATGCCCACCATCTCGTGCCCACGCTCGCGAAGCCGTTTGCCGATTTCGACCGCGTGCCGCACTCCATCGAGCGTGTCGTAAGTATCGACCAGGAACACGCAGTTGTTCGGCATCGCTTCGGCGTAGCCGGCGAACGATTCGAGTTCGTCGTCGAACGACATCACCCAACTGTGGGCGTGGGTACCTTTGACGGGGATGCCGAACTGCTTGCCAGCCAGCACGTTGGAAGTAGCCGCACAACCGCCGAGATAAGCCGCCCGACTGGCTGCCAATCCGCCATCGACTCCCTGGGCTCGTCGCAAACCGAACTCGAGCACTGGCTCGCCGGCCGTGACTCCGCTGATGCGCGACGCTTTGGTCGCGATGAGCGTTTGGAAATTGATGATGTTCAGCAGCGCGGTTTCCAAAAGCTGACATTGGAGAATCGGCCCGCGAACCCGCACCAGCGGCTCTTGGGCGAAAGCCAAAGTGCCTTCGGGCATGGCATCCACATCGCACGTTAAACGCAATTCGGCCAGGTACTCCAGAAAGCCGGCATCGAACAACGGACGATCGTCGTTACCGGTGAGCGTCGCCAGGTAGTCGATGTCGGACGACTCGAATCGAAACGACTGCAGGAAGTCGATGGCCGGCGCCAGTCCGGCCGCGATGGCGTACCCACCGGCGAACGGAGGTTTGCGGAAAAAGAGATGGAACACCGCGTGCTGCTCGCTTCGCTGCAGCTTCCAATAGCCGAACGCCATGGTGAGCTGGTAAAGATCAGTAAGCAGCGCTAATCCGGTAGGAGTCGTCATCGTTGGGCCTCGCTAGTTAGTGTCATTATTACACCATCATCGGACGCCGCAAGTCCCAGCGGCCAACTCTTTCGCAGAACCAGCTCGGTAAACGACGCCGGCTGCCGTTGCTGAGCGACGATTGTGCCCCCACTTTCGTTGTGCCCCCAAAACCCGGAAATCGATGCGCGGGGCGAAATCTTCGTCGATCGCCTCGCTCGTAACCTTTGGCCACTAAAGGGGTTAGCGATATGGCTCATGACGTAAGTCTCCAAGTGTGCCCCCAGGGTGGGGGCTTTATCGGCACTTTTAGCGGGCGATTTCGCCCCACTCGACCGTGGTGATCTCACCGTGAGACCACCCAACGTTCGTACACCTATTAGAGCAATTCGTCGGCTGATTACCACAACGATTTATGGCCATTTCATCCCGGTAAATCGGGGAATGTGCTTGACTCGAATGGGTGGCTAGCGAGGAGTTTTCTGCGGCCGAATGGTCACGTGCTCCATCGAAATCGAGCCGGCGTGCTCGATGACCTCGGTCGCCGAGATGCCTGCGAACTCGCAGTTGGCGAAGCGGATATTGTCGATGATCGCACCTTCGTACCCGCGGACGTACATCACGCGAGGGCTGGCGGTGCTGGTGACGTTTTGCAGTTCGATATTCCGCACGATCGCCTGATGCGGGCCGTTCGGACCTTCTTCGTACAGCAGGTCGATCGTCAGCACGGCTTCGGCCACCTGGCCGATTTGCACGTTCCGCATGAAGACGTTCTCAAGCACCCCGCCCCGTTCGGCGTTGTTCTTGAAACGCAGCGCCCGATCGAGGTGCGGGCTATCCATCTGGCAATCTTCGACCCACACGTTGCGAATGTCTCCCGAGCACTCCGATCCGAGCACCACCCCACCATGGCCGTCCTTCATGGTACATCGGCGGACGATGATGTTCTCGCTAGGCACATCGACACGGCGGCCATCGTTGTTACGGCCCGACTTGATGGCAATGCAGTCGTCGCCGGTATCAAACAAGGTATCCTCGATCAACACGTCGCGACACGACTCCGGATCGCAGCCATCGCTGTTCGCTCCGTGACTCTCGATGGTCACCCCGCGTACGGTGATACTCTGCGAGAGCACGGGGTGGATCACCCACATCGGCGACCGCACGATGGTGACTCCTTCGATGAGTACGTTCTGGCATCGATACGGCTGAATAAAATTGGGTCGCAGGTAATGCCCCGCGCCGAACACGCGCTCGGAGACAGGTTTGCCTGTGGTGCCATACTCCACCAGCGCGTTGCGATCCTTCACTTGCAGCGCCGGACCCCGTTTGCGAAGCGC containing:
- the pncA gene encoding bifunctional nicotinamidase/pyrazinamidase, which produces MKALLLIDIQNDFLPGGALQVPEGDRVISVANRLMDDYDLVVATQDWHPVDHQSFASQHPGHKVGEVIVVDGLDQVLWPDHCVQGTAGAELAGQLDRGKIDHIVTKGTDRTIDSYSGFFDNGHRKATGLGDYLAKHGVTAVDLVGLATDYCVKFTALDAVKLGLATSVIAEGVRGVELQPGDCQAAFAEMQSAGVVIQ
- a CDS encoding NADAR family protein — its product is MAIEFYSKRTLYSELSNFSNHAFEIDGKHYPTVEHYFQAMKFPGHEQAETIRTADNPMVAKQLGRTRKVPLRSDWEAVKLDIMRDAVRAKFTTHPELRELLLGTGDETLVEAAPRDYFWGCGAKKTGQNWLGKILMEVRDELRNAPVGNESDE
- a CDS encoding nicotinate phosphoribosyltransferase, translating into MTTPTGLALLTDLYQLTMAFGYWKLQRSEQHAVFHLFFRKPPFAGGYAIAAGLAPAIDFLQSFRFESSDIDYLATLTGNDDRPLFDAGFLEYLAELRLTCDVDAMPEGTLAFAQEPLVRVRGPILQCQLLETALLNIINFQTLIATKASRISGVTAGEPVLEFGLRRAQGVDGGLAASRAAYLGGCAATSNVLAGKQFGIPVKGTHAHSWVMSFDDELESFAGYAEAMPNNCVFLVDTYDTLDGVRHAVEIGKRLRERGHEMVGIRLDSGDLAYLSIEARKMLDAGGFPQATIVASNDLDEHIIESLKGQGAKIAVWGVGTKLATAYDQPALGGVYKLGAMQQPDGSWQPKLKLSEQTAKTTIPGVLQVRRFEQQGTLVGDMIYDETSGIDSRESIVDVKDANRRKHFPPEATSTDLLVPVLRGGDLVSRPESIHESRSRATTELARLHPSVRRLMNPHEYPVGLEIGLHELREQMIRDRRWGSAS
- a CDS encoding VWA domain-containing protein, producing the protein MVAVLAAFIALAITLLAEALHWRRMHRIAHLAFGPEARPRMWVRVAPFVLAAAVAACVWGLTTLLLIEPKVHTSTKIAESELKHLVLVLDVSPSMRLVDAGPEGDISRQQQVHRLMNSFFERVQLPNYRTSVVAVYNGAKPVVIDTKDRQVVDNILDDLPLHLAFNIGKTDLFAGLGEAADIVADFPPRSTTLLLLSDGDTVPATGMPEMPKSVEHVVVVGVGDPVAGKFIDGRQSRQDASTLRQIAVRLGGVYHDGNQKHLSTSLIRSIAATDAVSTLEKLTLREFALIASATGAVAISVIPLLLHYFGSGWQPGVRYSNTVSRERKRVTSQKFNRHAPKAALQSKASPSVTSAPS
- a CDS encoding NUDIX hydrolase codes for the protein MAYTYEFARAALTVDIVVFGLDEQALQVMLIERDLPPFEGEWALPGGFVRVDEPLDEAARRELSEETGLNQIYLEQLYTFGSVERDPRERVVTVAYYALVNLEGHHVQASTDARNAAWFDLNDLPKLAFDHEQILETAYERLRGKVRYQPIGFELLPERFTLRQLQHLYEVILDRELDKRNFRKKVLAMGILKETSEIEKDVAHRAARLYRFDKRAYDRLTKKGFHFEI
- a CDS encoding DUF58 domain-containing protein, with amino-acid sequence MEGTLHNIEPLDSRQFVIAIKRLATSLSYGNDRSPFLGSGLEYVQSRPYQFGDSVKSIDWRVTARAGRVFVKEYEAPKRLPCYLLIDTSASMTISSHHISKYWMAIHIAGGIAFACLDRASPVGVVAVGERTLRVEPSLSKTQILQWFHELRSHRYDESTSLGMRVAQLSPRLSSTSLVIVLSDLHDPRAVPALRQLAEQHDVAVIQLQDPAESGVRRAGFVRAGEAETGKQFTTRSGRKWLEHDETAEALKRRGIDHLLLPTDQPFVHNLRNFFRARDLLRRGAR
- a CDS encoding AAA family ATPase is translated as MSIVESDPPTQTVDGTIEFIARVRERVGQVVVGQDVVVERLLIALFTSGHILLQGVPGVAKTLLASTLSKAIHLDFSRIQFTIDLLPSDILGSEILDQQSGSFRTHKGPIFTNLLLADEINRAAPKVQSAMLEAMQERKVTIGDTAYPLPVPFLVIATQNPVEQSGTFELPEAQLDRFMLLHRLGYPEPEHEREILRRNMSLGIRREGKGAVARNEFDSINDEPVGSEDMLVEAMHSVHEVHVSDTFLEHVIEIIDRTRRHPDLELGCSPRAGIAMTKAARARALIHGRNYVTPEDLYELAEDVILHRIRANYEALAEGRTTASALQEILQEVGA
- a CDS encoding vWA domain-containing protein; this encodes MSFRLFWPIIVLLMLVPIAILLWQWRRRRPGVVMPYDHGQTGSGPWLRTLLNSVASLPALLLAVVVLILAGPTRLTEPEVHRKLTNIEFCVDVSGSMMATFGEGNRYDASMQAIDDFLVAREGDAFGLTFFGNEVMHWVPITTDSSAIRYAPPFMRPEVAPPMFGGTEIGKALLACQRRLIETDNGDRMILLVSDGNSFDLLNGSDMEIANQLKENNIVLYAIHIAESEIPDPIINITSYTGGEAFSAGDVEGLNSVFTRIDDMEQAEMERTAADAVDYYRPYALTGLSIIGLGLVCSLGLRYTPW
- a CDS encoding RNA 2'-phosphotransferase; amino-acid sequence: MNKEQLKKISKGLSYVLRHRPDSVGIELGDGGWVEVDRLLAAYQEHGKRLTRETLEVVVEENDKQRFEFSSDGRQIRARQGHSTEVDLGYEPQTPPEVLYHGTATRNLESIQADGLRKGRRHHVHLSTNQETMLQVGMRHGKPVLVAVDARQMAADGYLFYKTGNEVWLTEHVPPKYLGVIEP